The following coding sequences lie in one Anomaloglossus baeobatrachus isolate aAnoBae1 chromosome 7, aAnoBae1.hap1, whole genome shotgun sequence genomic window:
- the LOC142246752 gene encoding olfactory receptor 1C1-like yields MNQTTNDFYITPFFSQIGSKLFPFNIFLFIYLIGLLMNILILSVIYFNDHLHVPLYIFLCNLSCIDIFSTTSTIPKLLDMILSGNNTISFTLCFTQTFFFLLAASAEDILLFIMAYDRYVAVCNPLHYHHLLNKKMCTMFIFTIWILASLNSFLMTIPVSKMSFCKSNIIQHFFCEANTLTRMSCAGKEIFYIIVYFELILFGLCPFLCSLTSYIKIINVILKIKSKDGKRKAFSTCSSHLAVIILYYVTGASMYMIPPSKYSHAMEQIATILCTAVTPILNPLIYSLRNKDVMKGLRKFVGMKLTFVEKEI; encoded by the coding sequence ATGAATCAAACCACCAATGACTTTTATATCACACCATTTTTCAGCCAGATAGGGAGCAAGTTATTCCCTTTCAATATATTCCTCTTTATCTATCTGATCGGGTTATTGATGAACATTCTGATTCTGAGTGTCATTTACTTCAATGATCACCTTCATGTCCCTTTGTACATATTCCTTTGTAATTTGTCCTGTATAGACATCTTCTCTACGACCTCTACAATTCCCAAACTTCTAGACATGATCCTCTCTGGGAATAACACAATATCATTTACACTGTGTTTCACACAGACATTTTTCTTCTTATTGGCCGCCAGTGCAGAGGACATCCTGTTATTCATTATGGCCTATGACCGATATGTAGCGGTGTGTAACCCTTTACATTACCaccatttattaaacaagaaaatgtGTACTATGTTTATATTCACTATTTGGATATTGGCAAGTCTGAATTCCTTCTTGATGACTATTCCAGTATCCAAGATGTCCTTCTGTAAGTCCAATATCATTCAGCATTTCTTCTGTGAAGCTAACACTTTGACTCGAATGTCATGCGCCGGTAAAGAAATTTTTTACATTATCGTCTATTTCGAATTGATATTGTTTGGACTTTGTCCCTTTTTGTGCAGTTTGACGTCTTACATCAAAATTATTAATGTGATCTTAAAAATTAAGTCTAAAGATGGAAAGAgaaaagccttctccacctgctcaTCCCACCTTGCCGTCATCATCCTTTACTACGTAACTGGAGCTTCCATGTACATGATTCCGCCCTCCAAATATTCCCATGCTATGGAACAGATCGCCACAATACTGTGTACGGCAGTGACACCGATACTGAACCCTCTGATATATAGTCTGCGAAACAAAGATGTTATGAAGGGTTTGCGGAAATTTGTGGGGATGAAGCTGACATTTGTAGAGAAAGAAATTTAA